The Pasteurella multocida genome contains a region encoding:
- a CDS encoding ArsR/SmtB family transcription factor: MEEIFSKCDEATKFLKSFSNQNRLIILCCILDQKRNVTEITQLTGLPQASVSNQLALLRENKLIDCEKRHRERLYYIADPRVLEIMQLLHKFFCQ, translated from the coding sequence ATGGAAGAAATATTTTCAAAATGTGATGAAGCAACGAAATTTTTAAAATCTTTTTCAAATCAAAATCGATTAATTATTTTATGTTGTATTTTAGATCAAAAACGCAATGTAACTGAAATTACACAACTTACAGGCTTACCACAAGCCTCTGTTTCCAATCAACTTGCTTTATTACGAGAAAATAAACTGATTGATTGTGAAAAACGCCATCGTGAAAGATTATATTATATTGCCGATCCAAGAGTGCTTGAAATTATGCAACTCTTACATAAATTCTTCTGTCAATAA
- the glpX gene encoding class II fructose-bisphosphatase, protein MNRALAIEFSRVTEAAALAGFAWLGRGDKEAADNAAVQAMRLMLNQVEMDAEVVIGEGEIDEAPMLYIGEKVGNGKGEQISIAVDPIEGTRMTAMGQANALSVLAAGGKETFLKAPDMYMEKLVVGPEVKGMVDLNLPLEQNLRRVASKMGKLLSQLTVITLDKPRHHEMIKRMQQLGVKVLAIPDGDVAASILCCLPDGGVDMLYGIGGAPEGVIAAAAVRALGGDMQARLLPRDHVKGDTPENQALAAEEIRRCQEMGIEVNQVLKLEDLVRDDNLVFSATGITNGDLLKGIHRKGNLATTETLLIRGRSRTIRRIQSVHYLDRKDTALYRIIGA, encoded by the coding sequence ATGAATAGAGCATTAGCGATTGAATTTTCAAGAGTCACTGAAGCTGCCGCCCTTGCAGGTTTTGCATGGTTAGGTCGTGGCGATAAAGAAGCCGCGGATAATGCTGCAGTACAAGCCATGCGTTTGATGTTAAATCAAGTTGAAATGGATGCTGAAGTCGTGATTGGTGAAGGTGAAATTGATGAAGCGCCTATGCTTTATATCGGTGAAAAAGTGGGAAATGGTAAAGGTGAACAAATTTCTATTGCAGTTGATCCTATTGAAGGCACAAGAATGACTGCCATGGGGCAGGCAAATGCCTTATCTGTTTTAGCTGCCGGTGGGAAAGAAACCTTTTTAAAAGCACCTGATATGTATATGGAAAAATTAGTGGTGGGTCCTGAAGTCAAAGGCATGGTGGATCTCAATTTACCACTAGAACAAAATTTACGTCGAGTGGCATCAAAAATGGGGAAATTACTTTCTCAACTTACAGTGATTACTTTAGATAAACCCCGTCATCATGAGATGATCAAAAGAATGCAACAATTAGGTGTGAAAGTATTGGCTATACCAGATGGTGATGTAGCAGCCTCGATATTGTGTTGTTTACCAGATGGTGGGGTAGACATGCTATACGGTATTGGTGGTGCGCCTGAAGGCGTCATTGCGGCGGCGGCTGTGCGTGCTTTAGGTGGCGATATGCAAGCCCGTTTATTACCACGTGATCACGTAAAAGGAGATACACCTGAAAATCAAGCACTTGCTGCAGAGGAAATTCGTCGTTGCCAAGAAATGGGCATTGAAGTTAATCAAGTATTAAAACTAGAAGATCTGGTACGTGATGATAATTTAGTCTTTTCTGCCACTGGTATTACTAACGGGGATTTGTTGAAAGGGATTCACCGTAAAGGCAATCTTGCTACGACGGAAACACTACTTATTCGTGGTCGTTCTCGCACCATTCGTCGCATCCAATCAGTACATTATTTGGATAGAAAAGATACCGCACTTTATCGTATTATTGGTGCTTAA
- the zapB gene encoding cell division protein ZapB encodes MSLEILDQLEEKIKQAVETIQLLQLEIDELKEKNNQSQQANDALRSENEQLKSEHQNWQERLRSLLGKIDNV; translated from the coding sequence ATGTCTTTAGAAATTTTAGATCAGTTAGAAGAAAAAATTAAACAAGCGGTTGAAACTATCCAATTACTTCAATTGGAAATTGATGAATTAAAAGAAAAAAATAACCAATCTCAACAAGCAAATGACGCATTACGCAGTGAAAATGAACAACTAAAGAGTGAGCACCAAAACTGGCAAGAACGTTTACGCTCATTATTAGGCAAAATTGATAACGTATAA
- the mioC gene encoding FMN-binding protein MioC yields the protein MKTKICIITGSTLGGAEYVAEHIAEILEQQDYPVRLEHGPNFEEVIDEKCWLVVTSTHGAGELPDNIKPLFEKLAFHPKQLADLRFAVIGLGNSDYDTFCHAVDHVEQLLLSKDALQLCESLRMDMLTITDPEHTAEQWLPQFLSQL from the coding sequence ATGAAAACAAAAATTTGTATTATCACTGGCAGTACGCTTGGTGGTGCAGAATATGTTGCAGAACATATTGCTGAAATATTAGAACAACAAGATTATCCTGTACGTTTAGAACATGGACCAAATTTTGAAGAAGTGATCGATGAAAAATGTTGGCTTGTTGTCACCTCTACCCATGGTGCAGGTGAATTACCGGATAATATTAAACCTCTGTTTGAAAAATTAGCATTTCACCCAAAACAGTTAGCTGACTTACGCTTTGCGGTGATCGGGTTAGGTAATTCGGATTATGATACCTTCTGTCACGCAGTGGATCATGTGGAACAATTACTGCTAAGCAAAGATGCTTTACAACTGTGTGAATCGCTAAGAATGGATATGCTAACCATTACTGATCCTGAACACACGGCCGAACAATGGCTCCCACAATTTCTCAGTCAATTATAA
- the mnmG gene encoding tRNA uridine-5-carboxymethylaminomethyl(34) synthesis enzyme MnmG, with protein sequence MFYTENYDVIVIGGGHAGTEAALAPARMGLKTLLLTHNVDTLGQMSCNPAIGGIGKGHLVREIDAMGGLMATAADQAGIQFRTLNSSKGPAVRATRAQADRVLYRQAVRIALENQENLDIFQQEVTDIILDQDRVCGVVTKMGLKFHAKAVILTAGTFLSGKIHIGLENYTGGRAGDPASVMLADRLRELNLRVDRLKTGTPPRIDARTIDFSILAKQHGDEKLPVFSFMGSVDQHPRQIPCFITHTNEQTHEVIRNNLDRSPMYAGIIEGIGPRYCPSIEDKVMRFSERNSHQIYLEPEGLTSNEIYPNGISTSLPFDVQMKIVNSMKGMEKARIIKPGYAIEYDYFDPRDLKPTLETKSIRGLFFAGQINGTTGYEEAAGQGLLAGINAGLFVQEKEAWFPRRDQAYIGVLVDDLCTLGTKEPYRVFTSRAEYRLLLREDNADSRLTPIAHQLGLIDEKRWARFNQKMENIELERQRLRQIWLHPRSEYLDEANKVLGSPLVREASGEDLLRRPEMNYQILTSLTPFQPAMDDQEAVEQVEIAIKYQGYIEHQQEEIARQKRHESTAIPAHFDYTVVSGLSNEVRAKLEQHRPVSIGQASRISGVTPAAISILLVSLKKQGMLKRGE encoded by the coding sequence ATGTTTTATACTGAAAATTATGATGTTATTGTGATCGGTGGTGGACACGCAGGTACTGAAGCTGCACTTGCACCGGCACGCATGGGACTCAAGACCCTATTATTAACCCATAATGTTGATACACTAGGGCAAATGTCTTGTAATCCTGCGATTGGTGGGATTGGTAAAGGCCATTTAGTCCGAGAAATTGATGCGATGGGCGGTTTAATGGCAACTGCTGCGGACCAAGCAGGAATCCAATTTCGTACCTTAAACAGCAGCAAAGGACCGGCGGTACGTGCTACACGTGCGCAAGCTGACCGCGTTTTATATCGCCAAGCAGTACGTATTGCATTAGAAAATCAAGAAAATTTAGATATTTTTCAACAAGAAGTGACCGATATTATTTTAGATCAGGATCGTGTCTGCGGTGTTGTTACTAAAATGGGTTTAAAATTTCACGCAAAAGCAGTGATTTTAACAGCCGGTACTTTCCTTTCTGGTAAGATCCACATTGGTTTAGAAAATTATACAGGTGGACGCGCGGGTGATCCTGCTTCAGTGATGTTAGCCGATCGTTTAAGAGAACTGAATTTACGTGTAGATCGTTTAAAAACGGGTACACCGCCCCGTATTGATGCACGTACTATTGATTTCTCAATACTGGCTAAACAACATGGCGATGAAAAATTACCTGTCTTTTCCTTCATGGGATCTGTTGATCAACACCCACGTCAAATTCCATGTTTTATTACCCATACAAATGAACAAACGCATGAAGTGATCCGTAATAACTTAGATCGCAGCCCAATGTATGCTGGGATCATTGAAGGGATCGGTCCACGTTATTGCCCTTCTATTGAAGATAAAGTAATGCGTTTTTCTGAGCGTAATTCTCATCAAATCTACCTTGAACCTGAAGGGTTAACCAGTAACGAGATCTATCCAAATGGGATCTCCACCAGTTTACCTTTTGATGTTCAAATGAAGATCGTTAATTCAATGAAAGGGATGGAAAAAGCACGCATTATCAAGCCAGGTTATGCAATTGAATACGACTATTTTGATCCAAGAGATCTCAAACCCACTTTAGAAACAAAATCGATCCGTGGTTTATTTTTTGCTGGTCAAATTAACGGAACCACGGGTTATGAAGAAGCCGCAGGGCAAGGGTTACTGGCAGGAATTAATGCTGGGTTATTTGTACAAGAAAAAGAAGCTTGGTTCCCACGTCGTGATCAAGCATATATCGGTGTTCTTGTTGATGATCTTTGTACTTTAGGGACGAAAGAACCTTATCGTGTGTTTACGTCTCGTGCAGAATATCGCTTATTGTTGCGTGAAGATAATGCTGATAGTCGTTTAACACCAATTGCTCATCAATTAGGTTTAATTGATGAAAAACGTTGGGCAAGATTCAATCAAAAAATGGAAAATATTGAATTAGAAAGACAACGTTTACGCCAAATTTGGCTCCACCCACGTTCTGAATATTTAGACGAAGCAAATAAGGTCTTAGGTAGTCCATTAGTGCGTGAAGCCAGTGGGGAAGATTTATTACGTCGCCCAGAAATGAATTATCAGATTTTAACTTCATTAACGCCATTCCAACCAGCAATGGATGATCAAGAGGCGGTAGAACAAGTAGAAATTGCGATTAAATATCAAGGTTATATTGAACATCAACAAGAAGAAATTGCACGTCAAAAACGGCATGAAAGTACCGCGATTCCTGCTCATTTTGATTATACTGTCGTATCTGGTTTATCCAATGAAGTACGTGCTAAGTTAGAGCAACATCGCCCTGTTTCCATTGGACAAGCTTCGCGTATTTCTGGTGTAACTCCAGCGGCGATTTCAATTTTATTAGTAAGCTTGAAAAAACAAGGCATGTTAAAGCGTGGTGAATAA
- the rsmG gene encoding 16S rRNA (guanine(527)-N(7))-methyltransferase RsmG, protein MTNLEQQLSQKLEILLKQTALSITDQQKEQLIKLVLLLNKWNKAYNLTSVRDPMEMLVKHILDSVVVSPHLQGKHFIDVGTGPGLPGLPLAIVNPNKHFVLLDSLGKRISFIRNAIRELGLDNVEAVLSRVEEYHPEQPFDGVLSRAFASLKDMTDWCQHLPKQDGYFYALKGLYHQEEVEELSEKFTIQQVIRLQVPELIGERHLVIVK, encoded by the coding sequence ATGACTAACCTTGAGCAACAACTTAGCCAAAAATTAGAAATTTTATTAAAACAGACCGCACTTTCGATAACCGATCAACAGAAAGAGCAGTTAATAAAATTGGTTTTATTATTAAATAAGTGGAATAAAGCCTATAATCTCACTTCTGTACGTGATCCGATGGAAATGTTGGTAAAGCATATCTTAGACAGTGTTGTGGTGAGCCCTCATTTACAAGGTAAACATTTTATTGATGTTGGTACAGGTCCTGGCTTACCGGGATTACCGCTTGCTATTGTTAATCCTAATAAACACTTTGTACTTTTAGACAGTTTGGGTAAACGAATTAGTTTTATTCGTAATGCGATTCGTGAGTTAGGCTTAGATAATGTTGAAGCCGTACTAAGCCGAGTTGAAGAATATCATCCAGAACAACCATTTGATGGTGTATTAAGTCGTGCTTTTGCTTCTTTAAAAGATATGACGGATTGGTGTCAACATTTACCAAAACAAGATGGTTATTTTTATGCCTTAAAAGGGCTTTACCATCAAGAAGAAGTGGAAGAATTAAGTGAAAAGTTTACTATTCAACAGGTGATTCGACTACAAGTGCCAGAGCTGATTGGAGAAAGACATTTAGTGATTGTTAAGTAA
- a CDS encoding ATP synthase subunit I, whose amino-acid sequence MSKVIYQAKKQYKIALGIELGVLLASLICLLGYQWQVAISFILGSLAIFIPHCLFVWFVFFTKKQQFSNKLTTFYGGEAVKFISTIFLIVLAFKLFNSMHFIAFFVGYFITIVLNNILPFFISKYLNIKHFHKYQ is encoded by the coding sequence ATGTCGAAAGTAATCTATCAAGCTAAAAAGCAATATAAAATTGCACTGGGTATTGAACTGGGCGTATTGTTAGCTAGTTTGATTTGTTTGTTGGGTTATCAATGGCAAGTCGCGATATCTTTTATATTGGGGTCATTGGCGATATTTATTCCACATTGTTTATTTGTTTGGTTCGTTTTTTTTACAAAAAAACAACAATTTTCGAATAAGTTAACAACATTTTATGGTGGAGAGGCCGTTAAATTTATATCCACAATTTTTTTGATTGTACTTGCTTTTAAACTGTTCAATTCAATGCATTTTATTGCATTTTTTGTTGGATATTTTATAACAATAGTTTTAAACAATATTCTTCCATTTTTTATAAGTAAGTACTTAAATATAAAGCATTTTCATAAATATCAATAA
- the atpB gene encoding F0F1 ATP synthase subunit A → MAAELTTAGYIGHHLAFLKTGDSFWHVHLDTLLFSIISGAIFLFVFSKVAKKATPGVPSKMQCFVEIMVDWIDGIVKENFHGPRHAVGPLALTIFCWVFIMNAIDLIPVDFLPQLAHLFGIEYLRAVPTADISGTLGLSIGVFFLIIFYTIKSKGMSGFVKEYTLHPFNHPLLIPVNLALESVTLLAKPVSLAFRLFGNMYAGELIFILIAVMYMANNFALNSMGIFMHLAWAIFHILVITLQAFIFMMLTVVYLSMGYNKAEH, encoded by the coding sequence ATGGCAGCAGAGCTTACAACAGCGGGATATATTGGGCACCATTTAGCATTCTTGAAAACAGGGGATTCTTTCTGGCATGTTCATTTAGATACCCTTCTATTTTCAATTATTTCAGGTGCAATTTTTCTTTTTGTTTTTTCAAAAGTTGCAAAAAAAGCAACGCCGGGTGTGCCTAGCAAGATGCAATGTTTTGTTGAGATAATGGTTGATTGGATTGATGGGATCGTAAAAGAAAATTTCCATGGTCCTCGTCATGCTGTTGGACCATTAGCATTAACTATTTTCTGCTGGGTATTCATTATGAATGCTATCGATTTGATCCCAGTAGATTTCCTACCTCAATTAGCCCATTTATTTGGTATTGAATACTTAAGAGCTGTTCCAACAGCAGATATCAGTGGAACATTAGGCTTATCAATTGGTGTCTTCTTCTTAATTATTTTCTATACAATCAAATCAAAAGGTATGAGTGGCTTTGTTAAAGAATATACGCTTCATCCTTTTAATCATCCTTTGTTAATTCCGGTTAACTTAGCGCTTGAATCAGTCACATTATTAGCAAAACCTGTTTCTTTGGCGTTCCGTCTTTTCGGGAATATGTATGCAGGTGAACTTATCTTTATTCTTATTGCAGTGATGTACATGGCAAATAATTTTGCACTTAATTCAATGGGTATTTTCATGCATTTGGCTTGGGCTATTTTCCATATTCTTGTGATTACCTTACAAGCATTTATTTTTATGATGCTTACAGTGGTTTATTTGAGTATGGGTTATAACAAAGCAGAACACTAA
- the atpE gene encoding F0F1 ATP synthase subunit C, whose amino-acid sequence METVITTTIIASAILLAVAALGTALGFAILGGKFLESSARQPELASSLQIKMFIVAGLLDAISMIAVGIALLFIFANPFIDLLK is encoded by the coding sequence ATGGAAACTGTAATTACTACAACAATCATCGCATCTGCAATTCTTCTTGCTGTAGCAGCATTAGGAACGGCTTTAGGTTTTGCTATCTTAGGAGGTAAATTCTTAGAGTCATCAGCTCGTCAGCCAGAATTAGCAAGCAGCTTACAAATCAAAATGTTTATTGTTGCAGGTCTTTTAGATGCGATTTCAATGATTGCTGTAGGTATTGCGTTGTTATTTATCTTTGCTAACCCATTCATCGACCTATTAAAATAA
- the atpF gene encoding F0F1 ATP synthase subunit B has translation MNLNATLIGQLIAFAIFVAFCMKFVWPPIIKAIEERQRSIANALASAEAARKEQADTKALVEQEITEAKMQAQQIIDLANKRRNEILEEVKVEAEATKTKIIEQGYAEVEAERKRVQEELRVKVASLAIAGAEKIVGRTVDEAANSDIIDKLVAEL, from the coding sequence GTGAATTTAAATGCAACACTAATTGGTCAACTTATCGCGTTCGCAATTTTTGTTGCGTTCTGTATGAAATTTGTTTGGCCGCCAATTATTAAAGCGATTGAAGAGCGTCAACGTTCAATTGCAAATGCGTTAGCATCGGCAGAAGCGGCGAGAAAAGAGCAAGCAGATACGAAAGCTTTAGTTGAGCAAGAAATTACTGAAGCCAAAATGCAAGCGCAGCAAATTATTGATTTAGCGAATAAACGTCGCAATGAAATTTTAGAAGAAGTCAAAGTAGAAGCTGAAGCAACAAAAACGAAAATTATTGAACAAGGTTATGCTGAAGTAGAAGCAGAGCGTAAACGTGTTCAAGAAGAATTACGTGTTAAAGTTGCATCGCTTGCGATTGCGGGTGCTGAGAAAATTGTGGGTCGTACAGTTGATGAAGCGGCAAACAGTGACATTATTGATAAATTAGTTGCAGAACTATAA
- the atpH gene encoding F0F1 ATP synthase subunit delta gives MSELTTIARPYAKAAFDFAIEQNTVEKWANMLHFSSELIKDETMQTFLKSSLSASKLADTVISICGEQLDQYGQNLIRLMAENKRLEVLPAIYQAFQHYVEEHQKVAEVQVISAQPLNATQEQKIASAMEKRLARKVKLNCSLDSSLIAGVIIRTDDFVIDGSSRGQLSRLANELQL, from the coding sequence ATGTCAGAATTAACTACAATAGCTCGCCCTTATGCCAAAGCAGCATTTGATTTTGCTATTGAGCAAAATACAGTAGAAAAATGGGCGAATATGTTGCATTTTTCATCCGAATTAATCAAAGATGAAACAATGCAAACTTTTCTAAAAAGCTCACTTTCTGCTAGTAAACTTGCCGATACAGTAATTTCAATTTGTGGCGAACAACTTGATCAATATGGGCAAAATCTTATTCGGTTAATGGCTGAAAATAAGCGTTTGGAAGTGCTTCCTGCTATCTATCAAGCATTTCAACATTATGTTGAAGAGCACCAAAAAGTAGCAGAAGTTCAGGTCATATCAGCACAACCATTAAATGCAACGCAAGAGCAAAAAATTGCTAGCGCAATGGAAAAAAGATTGGCTCGTAAAGTTAAATTAAATTGTAGCTTAGATAGTTCACTGATCGCAGGTGTAATTATTCGTACAGATGATTTTGTTATTGATGGAAGTAGTCGCGGACAACTGTCTCGTCTAGCAAATGAGCTGCAATTATAA
- the atpA gene encoding F0F1 ATP synthase subunit alpha codes for MQLNSTEISELIKKRIAQFDVVSEARNTGTIVSVSDGIIRIHGLSEVMQGEMIALPGNRYAMALNLERDSVGAVVMGPYADLAEGMEVQCTGRILEVPVGRGLLGRVVNTLGEPIDGKGEIENDGFSPVEVIAPGVIDRKSVDQPVQTGYKAVDSMVPIGRGQRELIIGDRQTGKTALAIDAIINQRDSGIKCIYVAIGQKASTIANVVRKLEEHGALQNTIVVVASASESAALQYLAPYSGCAMGEYFRDRGEDALIIYDDLSKQAVAYRQISLLLRRPPGREAFPGDVFYLHSRLLERASRVNEEYVERFTNGEVKGKTGSLTALPIIETQAGDVSAFVPTNVISITDGQIFLESNLFNSGIRPAVNPGISVSRVGGSAQTKVIKKLAGGIRTALAQYRELAAFAQFASDLDDATRKQLSHGQKVTELLKQKQYSPLSVAQQALVLFAVEFGYLEEVDLDRIGSFESALLEYANHNYADFMRELTQSGNYNDEIKESLKGILDSFKANSAW; via the coding sequence ATGCAACTAAATTCTACAGAAATTAGTGAATTGATTAAAAAACGCATTGCCCAATTCGATGTTGTGAGTGAAGCTCGTAATACGGGGACAATCGTTTCTGTGAGTGACGGAATTATCCGTATTCACGGTTTAAGTGAAGTGATGCAAGGGGAAATGATTGCATTACCAGGCAATCGCTATGCGATGGCGCTTAACCTTGAGAGAGATTCTGTGGGTGCAGTAGTAATGGGACCTTATGCAGATCTTGCTGAAGGAATGGAAGTTCAATGTACAGGTCGTATTCTTGAAGTCCCAGTTGGTCGTGGCTTACTAGGTCGTGTCGTCAATACATTAGGTGAGCCAATCGATGGAAAAGGTGAGATCGAAAACGATGGTTTTTCACCAGTTGAAGTGATCGCACCAGGTGTTATCGATCGTAAATCGGTTGATCAACCAGTACAAACTGGTTATAAAGCGGTTGACTCCATGGTACCAATCGGTCGTGGTCAGCGTGAATTAATTATAGGTGACCGTCAAACCGGTAAAACGGCATTAGCCATTGACGCCATCATCAATCAACGTGATTCAGGTATCAAATGTATTTATGTTGCAATTGGTCAAAAAGCATCAACTATTGCTAACGTAGTACGTAAATTAGAAGAACATGGTGCCTTACAAAATACAATCGTTGTTGTTGCATCAGCATCAGAATCTGCTGCTTTACAATATTTAGCACCATATTCTGGTTGTGCGATGGGTGAATATTTCCGTGATCGTGGTGAAGATGCATTAATCATTTATGATGATTTATCAAAACAAGCCGTTGCGTATCGTCAAATTTCATTATTATTACGTCGCCCACCAGGTCGTGAAGCATTCCCAGGGGATGTTTTCTATTTACACTCTCGTTTACTTGAGCGTGCTTCTCGCGTAAATGAAGAATATGTTGAGCGTTTCACGAATGGTGAAGTAAAAGGAAAAACGGGTTCTTTAACCGCACTTCCAATTATTGAAACTCAAGCGGGTGACGTTTCTGCGTTCGTTCCAACTAACGTGATTTCGATTACTGATGGTCAGATTTTCTTAGAATCTAATTTATTTAACTCAGGTATTCGCCCTGCGGTAAACCCAGGTATTTCGGTATCTCGTGTAGGTGGTTCAGCGCAAACTAAAGTAATTAAAAAATTAGCAGGTGGTATTCGTACTGCACTTGCACAATATCGTGAATTAGCGGCATTTGCTCAGTTCGCTTCGGATCTTGATGATGCAACACGTAAGCAATTATCACATGGTCAAAAAGTAACTGAATTATTGAAACAAAAACAATACTCTCCGTTATCTGTAGCACAACAAGCATTAGTGTTATTTGCAGTAGAGTTTGGTTACTTAGAAGAAGTGGACTTAGATCGTATTGGTTCATTTGAATCAGCACTTTTAGAGTATGCTAACCATAACTATGCTGATTTTATGCGTGAGTTAACCCAATCTGGCAATTACAATGATGAAATTAAAGAGTCATTAAAAGGCATTTTGGATAGCTTCAAAGCAAACAGTGCGTGGTAA
- the atpG gene encoding F0F1 ATP synthase subunit gamma → MAGAKEIRTKIASVKSTQKITKAMEMVAASKMRKTQERMSSSRPYSETIRNVISHVSKATIGYKHPFLVDREVKKVGMIVVSTDRGLCGGLNVNLFKTVLNEMKEWKEKDVSVQLSLIGSKSINFFQSLGIKILTQDSGIGDTPSVEQLIGSVNSMIDAYKKGEVDVVYLVYNKFINTMSQKPVLEKLIPLPELDNDELGERKQVWDYIYEPDAKVLLDNLLVRYLESQVYQAAVENLASEQAARMVAMKAATDNAGNLINELQLVYNKARQASITNELNEIVAGAAAI, encoded by the coding sequence ATGGCAGGTGCTAAAGAGATAAGAACCAAAATCGCGAGTGTAAAAAGTACACAAAAAATTACTAAAGCGATGGAAATGGTTGCTGCCTCGAAAATGCGTAAAACGCAAGAACGCATGTCTTCTTCACGCCCTTATTCAGAAACAATACGTAACGTGATTAGCCACGTTTCCAAAGCAACGATTGGTTACAAGCATCCATTTTTAGTGGATCGCGAAGTAAAAAAAGTGGGCATGATTGTTGTGTCCACAGATCGTGGTCTTTGTGGTGGCTTAAACGTGAACTTGTTTAAAACTGTATTAAATGAAATGAAAGAATGGAAAGAAAAAGATGTTTCCGTTCAATTGAGTTTAATCGGTTCTAAATCTATCAACTTTTTCCAATCTTTGGGAATTAAAATTTTAACCCAAGATTCAGGTATTGGTGATACTCCCTCTGTTGAGCAGTTAATTGGTTCAGTCAATTCTATGATTGATGCTTATAAAAAAGGGGAAGTAGATGTTGTGTATTTAGTTTATAACAAATTTATTAACACGATGTCGCAAAAGCCAGTATTGGAAAAATTAATTCCATTACCAGAATTAGATAATGATGAATTAGGCGAAAGAAAACAAGTTTGGGATTATATTTACGAACCTGATGCGAAAGTATTATTAGATAATTTATTGGTTCGTTATTTAGAATCTCAGGTTTATCAAGCAGCAGTTGAAAACCTTGCTTCTGAGCAAGCCGCTCGAATGGTCGCCATGAAAGCAGCAACAGATAACGCAGGTAACTTAATTAATGAGTTACAGTTAGTCTATAACAAAGCTCGTCAAGCAAGTATTACAAATGAATTAAATGAAATTGTTGCCGGTGCAGCAGCAATTTAA